TTTCAAGGCCGATCAGCGCGATGATCATCGCAACTTCCCCGCGGGGCGCCATCCCGAATCCGATGATGAGTGAGTCCTTCGTGCACAACCCGCCAAATTTCGCCGGAAGTCCGCACCCTATCACCTTGGTCAGGATGGCGACAAGGGTCAGCACGAGCAGGAAGAGCAGGATCTCCGGGGTAACCGCATGGAAATCTGCGATGATGCCTAACGAAACGAAAAATATTGCGGCGAATATGATTTGGAGATACTCCGCTCCTTCCTTTAAACTTCTGCTCTGGTGCAGCTCTACATCTTTGAATGAAACACCGGCAATGAATGCCCCGACAATTGCCGAAAGCCCGACAGCTTCAGCACACATTGCATAGAGGAAGGCGAGCATCATGGCAAAGATGAAGATAAACTCCGGGTATTTCTGGACAAAGGGCGTTGTGTCCAGCTTTGCGAGATATTTGCTTACAACAAGTATCCCAAACACCCCCGCGATCACAATAAAAGTGACGGCCTTTACAGTCACGATTGCAATCCCGAGATACGAAAACGAGCCACTGACAACATCAGTACTGATCGCAAGAGCGAGGAGGGCGAGCACATCGTCGATCACAGCCGCCCCGATGATCGCTTTTGCCGCTTCAGTCTGGAGCTTGCCCAGCTCTTTTAAGACATTTGCTGTAATTGCGATGCTTGTCGCCGTACAGGCAGTCCCGATAAAGATCGCGCTCGCCGAATCGAACCCGAACAGGACAGCAAGATACCAGCCGCCGACCCATGGCACGATGACACCGATAAGGGCAATGGCAAAGTTCCGCGGCTGGACGATATCTTTCATATTGAACTCAAACCCGATCACGAACAACAGGATGACCGCACCGAGATGGGCGATGCTCCGGACAAAATCGGTGTAGGTGATCATGCCGAGCACGCTCGGCCCGACAACAAGCCCGACGAGAATCAGCCCGATGACCGCCGACTGGTTGATCCGCGATGCGACAAGGTACCCGGCAAGAGCCACAAACAAAAGCAGGCTCATCTGGAATTCTGGGGAGGTGAAGAGACTATCCATTGTATTAACTGGGAAATAAAAGTAAAAAGCCCTTTGCCGATGACCTGCTTCACCTATGCCATCACAAATCTTTTTCGCATAAGGCATGCTATTACCATTATTTAATTAAAGAAAATCTGCCAGCATCTCAAAGGTACTCCCCATACATGTGGAAATATGACAAATATACTCTCTGACATCGCATGCTGGCACAGGTGATTACAATGGATGCCCTCGTTCTTGCCGGTATCGTTCTCGCCCTGCTTTTTAATTTTGTAAACGGTATGAACGATGCGGCAAATTCGATTGCCACAATTGTCGCCACACGGGTTCTCAGCCCGCTAAAAGCGGTGGCGATGGCTGCTTTTTTTAACCTGGCCGGTCCGCTTATCTTCACGACTGCAGTAGCAAAGACGATCGGAAAAGGGATTGTTGATCCAATGTTTCTGACGATACCTGTGCTTCTGATCGGTTTATTTGTCGCGGTCCTCTGGGTATTTCTCTCATCCTGGCTGGGCATCCCAATATCGGCAACCCACGCGTTGGTGGGGGGTCTTATCGGATCCGCTGCTGCATATGCCGGGACCGGCGTGATTGTCCTGCCCCCTCCGGGCACAATCATGGGATTGTTCATTTATACTGCTATTGGTGCAGGTATCGGAACGGCTGCTTTCTTTATCATGGGGATATCAAAAAAAGAAGAAGCAATGCTCACCCTCATCGCTCAGGGGGCATTTGCCGGGGCAGTGCTCTCTGTCCCGGTTGTTATCATCACGGGACTGTTGAAAATCTCAGGGATGTTTGCGATCCTCGTATTTATTGTCATTTCACCCCTTCTCGGGTTTGTCTTCGCATACCTCCTCTCCCTTCTTTTTGTCCGCCGCTTCAGGAATGACAATACGAAAAAAATGAACTTCCTGTCAAAAAAACTGCAGATTGTTTCTGCCTCGTTCTATAGCCTCGGGCACGGGAGCAACGATGCCCAGAATGCTATGGGAATCATTACAGCATTCCTGGTCGCAGGCGGGGTGCTCACCGAATTCATTGTACCTCTCTGGGTGATTGTTCTGTCCAGTGCTGCGATAGCGCTCGGCACATTATTAGGAGGGTGGGAGGTGGTTAAAACCATGGCGAGAAGGATTACCAATCTCCGTCCATACCAAGGATTCTGTGCGGAAACTTCTGGAGGTGTAGCCCTTTCCTTTGTCACTTCGTTCGGTGTCCCGGTCTCGACAACCCATGCGATCACCGGTTCGATCATGGGCGTCGGTGCCTCACGGGGATCTTCTCAGGTTCAGTGGGGGATTGTGCGGCAGATCATTACCGCATGGGTATTGACCATCCCGATCACGTCCGTCACCGCGTATTTATTATTTTCCCTCTACCGGATTATGATATTCTGAAAATGAGATTGCATGGTCTAAATATCACCGGCAATTCCGGCATATTTGACATATGTTATACTATAGCTTGTTTTTATGCAGTACGCTCTTTTGTGTTCGATGATAACATCGGTGATATCCGTCCGGTTTCTGCTACATTTGACTACGGTCAAATGCATTTTGCAACCCAAAGTTGTCAGTATTAAAACGCGATTTGTCATGAAAACATTCTGACATGAGTGCAACAAGTGGAAAAAACGCAGTCCAGCGAGCTTGTGTGCGCAATATCTGCGAAAAGGTAGCCACCAAGTGCCGCGAACAGGAGCAGGCCCATCGGGAATTCAGGCAGGGTGAAACGCGATCCCATCGCACCAGCTGATGGTCTGTCATAATCAAGACCCATTTTATTTTGATGCGCTCAGTGGATTATAAACCGCTGTAAGACGATGCAATGATTCGCACCATACAAAATTGTTTTTGCATGAAATTTCTCATCGGCAGTGACTCTGGATGTCATCGATGATATCCCGCAATCCGGTACCTGGCCGATATTCAATAGAACATTCTATTAACCGTTAAACTTCCATAATTATTGAGATGGATATCGCGATTACAATCCTGTTCCTTGGCATCCTCATCTTTTTGGGAAACATTTTCACGCTTGTTTTTACAAGGACCAAGATCCCTGACCTGCTCTTTTTAATCGGTATCGGTCTAATCATAGGTCCGGTACTGGGAATTGTTTCGCCCGAATCGTTTGGGATCGTCGGGCCGATCTTTACGATAATTACCCTTGCCATCATCCTGTTTGAGGGAGGGCTGCATCTCCGTATCGAGACGATACGGCAGTCATTTACAGGGACAATCGAGCTCTGCCTGGTCTCGTTTGTCGTCAGTATGCTGCTTGCAACAGCTGTGCTCTATTATTCAGGGTTGCTGACATTTCTGCCCGCCCTTATGCTGGGTGCGATCATCGGCGGGACCTCTTCTGCGGTCGTTATCCCGATGATCGACTTTTTAAATGTCCGCAAAGAGACCGGGGCAATCCTTGCGCTGGAGTCGGCCATAACCGATGTCCTCTGCATTGTCACGATGCTCACCATCCTCGATGTATACCTGCTCGGCACCGTTGACCTCAAAATTATAACCGGCAGACTCTTTGCCTCATTTTTCATGGCAGTCTTTCTGGGCGTGCTTGGCGGTGTGATCTGGTCGGCAATTTACCACCGGCTGGGGAATTTTAAAAGCATCTTTTTAACCCCCGCATACCTCTTCATCATCTACGGGATCATCGACATGCTGGGTTACAGCGGTGCGATTGCCGCCCTTGCTTTTGGGGTGACCTTAGGAAACCTCGATTCATTCAGAATCTCGCAGTTCTTCCCGTCGGAAAATAATATTGCTCAGGTCGAGCTCACTCCCTCTGAGAAAATGTTTTTTGCCCAGCTGGTTTCACTCCTGAAAACATTCTTTTTTATCTATATCGGGCTCTCAATCGAATTTACCAGCACCATCTCATTCCTTGCCGGTATCGGCATCACGCTCGCGCTCTTTGCTGCACGCATCGTTATCGTGCATGTATCAATACCCCGGACAACTCCGGTCTGGGACGCAAGCGTTATAGCCGTGATGATCCCCAAAGGGCTGGCAGCCGCAGTGCTTGCAGCAATCCCGCTCCAGATGGGAGTGGTTGGAGGGGAGTTCATCGAAACAACGACATACGCGATCATCCTGTTCTCTATCGTCATCTGTTCGATCCTGGTG
Above is a genomic segment from Methanoregula sp. containing:
- a CDS encoding cation:proton antiporter, coding for MDSLFTSPEFQMSLLLFVALAGYLVASRINQSAVIGLILVGLVVGPSVLGMITYTDFVRSIAHLGAVILLFVIGFEFNMKDIVQPRNFAIALIGVIVPWVGGWYLAVLFGFDSASAIFIGTACTATSIAITANVLKELGKLQTEAAKAIIGAAVIDDVLALLALAISTDVVSGSFSYLGIAIVTVKAVTFIVIAGVFGILVVSKYLAKLDTTPFVQKYPEFIFIFAMMLAFLYAMCAEAVGLSAIVGAFIAGVSFKDVELHQSRSLKEGAEYLQIIFAAIFFVSLGIIADFHAVTPEILLFLLVLTLVAILTKVIGCGLPAKFGGLCTKDSLIIGFGMAPRGEVAMIIALIGLEKGIIGQGVYVAIVMMSLLTTVITPIVYRNWFFKDDYCMYNANGIPIDGGKS
- a CDS encoding inorganic phosphate transporter, translating into MDALVLAGIVLALLFNFVNGMNDAANSIATIVATRVLSPLKAVAMAAFFNLAGPLIFTTAVAKTIGKGIVDPMFLTIPVLLIGLFVAVLWVFLSSWLGIPISATHALVGGLIGSAAAYAGTGVIVLPPPGTIMGLFIYTAIGAGIGTAAFFIMGISKKEEAMLTLIAQGAFAGAVLSVPVVIITGLLKISGMFAILVFIVISPLLGFVFAYLLSLLFVRRFRNDNTKKMNFLSKKLQIVSASFYSLGHGSNDAQNAMGIITAFLVAGGVLTEFIVPLWVIVLSSAAIALGTLLGGWEVVKTMARRITNLRPYQGFCAETSGGVALSFVTSFGVPVSTTHAITGSIMGVGASRGSSQVQWGIVRQIITAWVLTIPITSVTAYLLFSLYRIMIF
- a CDS encoding cation:proton antiporter, with the translated sequence MDIAITILFLGILIFLGNIFTLVFTRTKIPDLLFLIGIGLIIGPVLGIVSPESFGIVGPIFTIITLAIILFEGGLHLRIETIRQSFTGTIELCLVSFVVSMLLATAVLYYSGLLTFLPALMLGAIIGGTSSAVVIPMIDFLNVRKETGAILALESAITDVLCIVTMLTILDVYLLGTVDLKIITGRLFASFFMAVFLGVLGGVIWSAIYHRLGNFKSIFLTPAYLFIIYGIIDMLGYSGAIAALAFGVTLGNLDSFRISQFFPSENNIAQVELTPSEKMFFAQLVSLLKTFFFIYIGLSIEFTSTISFLAGIGITLALFAARIVIVHVSIPRTTPVWDASVIAVMIPKGLAAAVLAAIPLQMGVVGGEFIETTTYAIILFSIVICSILVLLLERTPFRKLYGVIFKKFGRENGQGGSQAADPVV